In Catenulispora sp. MAP5-51, a genomic segment contains:
- a CDS encoding ATP-binding protein, whose protein sequence is MTAPCSVEELRTLFLFEKLTGEQLDWLCEHGTVEAFEPGPVYAEGDAAQWFFVLLEGTVVLSRRVGVDNVEVNRTSQRGVYTGAFQAYLGDRVPQIYRNSLSVPVPSRFFVVSAELFSTVMHEWFPMAVHLLEGLFFGTQIQQQIVGGRERLLALGALSAGLTHELNNPAGAALRAASALREDVAGARSDLAAIAAHGDRAPGLDTLVTLLNCATEKAQKAQEAQKAARANGSGLSPLAISDREDAMGDWLDDRGVQDGWQLASTFVQAGLEAEDLEQITGTVEDSVLPAVLSWLSRTLETEGLTAEIEEATNRVSTLVGAAKQYSQLDRAAQQDVDVHELLDSTVTMLAGKIPEGVRVVKAYGTGLPKVPAYPAELNQVWTNLIDNAVAAMDEAGTLTISTVLDRDALVVEFRDTGPGVPDEIKERIFEPFFTTKPVGKGTGLGLDISWRIVAGRHHGDLSVESVPGDTRFRVRLPLTWNGAGAAESE, encoded by the coding sequence GTGACGGCGCCGTGCAGCGTCGAGGAACTGCGCACCCTGTTCCTGTTCGAGAAGCTCACCGGGGAACAGCTGGACTGGCTGTGCGAGCACGGGACCGTCGAGGCCTTCGAACCCGGCCCGGTGTACGCCGAGGGCGACGCGGCGCAGTGGTTCTTTGTCCTGCTTGAGGGGACGGTCGTGCTCTCGCGGCGAGTCGGGGTCGACAACGTCGAGGTGAACCGGACCTCCCAGCGCGGCGTCTACACCGGCGCCTTCCAGGCCTACCTCGGCGACCGGGTCCCGCAGATCTACCGGAACTCGCTGTCGGTCCCGGTGCCGTCCCGGTTCTTCGTGGTGTCGGCCGAACTGTTCTCGACCGTGATGCACGAGTGGTTCCCGATGGCGGTGCACCTGCTGGAGGGCCTGTTCTTCGGCACCCAGATCCAGCAGCAGATAGTCGGCGGACGCGAGCGGCTGCTCGCGCTCGGCGCGCTGTCGGCCGGGCTGACCCACGAGCTGAACAACCCGGCCGGGGCCGCGCTGCGGGCCGCCTCGGCGCTGCGCGAGGACGTGGCCGGCGCGCGCTCGGACCTGGCCGCCATCGCCGCGCACGGTGATCGCGCCCCGGGCCTGGACACGCTGGTCACGCTGCTGAACTGCGCGACGGAGAAGGCACAGAAGGCGCAGGAGGCGCAGAAGGCGGCGCGGGCGAACGGCTCGGGCCTGAGCCCGCTGGCGATCTCCGACCGCGAGGACGCGATGGGGGACTGGCTCGACGACCGGGGCGTCCAGGACGGCTGGCAGCTGGCCTCCACGTTCGTCCAGGCCGGCCTGGAGGCCGAGGACCTGGAGCAGATCACCGGCACGGTCGAGGACAGCGTGCTGCCGGCGGTCCTGTCCTGGCTGAGCCGCACCCTGGAGACCGAGGGCCTGACCGCCGAGATCGAGGAGGCGACCAACCGGGTCTCCACGCTGGTCGGAGCGGCGAAGCAGTACTCGCAGCTGGACCGCGCCGCGCAGCAGGACGTCGACGTCCACGAGCTGCTGGACAGCACCGTGACGATGCTGGCCGGGAAGATCCCCGAGGGGGTGCGGGTCGTGAAGGCGTACGGCACGGGCCTGCCCAAGGTCCCGGCCTATCCGGCCGAGCTGAACCAGGTCTGGACGAACCTCATCGACAACGCCGTCGCGGCGATGGACGAGGCCGGGACGCTGACCATCAGCACCGTCCTGGACCGGGACGCCCTGGTCGTCGAGTTCCGCGACACCGGTCCCGGCGTCCCGGACGAGATCAAGGAGCGGATCTTCGAGCCCTTCTTCACGACGAAGCCCGTCGGGAAGGGGACCGGTCTGGGTCTGGACATCTCCTGGCGGATCGTCGCCGGCCGGCACCATGGCGATCTGAGTGTCGAGTCGGTGCCGGGGGACACCCGGTTCCGGGTGCGGTTGCCGCTGACGTGGAACGGCGCCGGCGCGGCGGAGTCGGAGTAG
- a CDS encoding FAD-dependent oxidoreductase: MSEAPSAPRTVILTVDDDPGVSRAVARDLRRRYGGDYRVVRAESGAVALEALQELKLRGDLVSLLIADHRMPEMNGVEFLGRALDVFPAARSILLTAYADTDAAIDAINIVDLDHYLLKPWDPPETKLYPVVDALLDAWLAEDHRAVLETRVVGHRWSARSTQVREFLARNQVPYRWYASDEPEGQRLLAAAGQDPDATGPDAARLPLVVAPDGGILLEPDDQELADHVGLRTTPTGEFYDLIVVGGGPAGLSASVYGASEGLRTVLVERLATGGQAGQSSRIENYLGFPEGVSGAQLTGRARRQATKFGAEILTAREVAGLETCGSSRLVRFADGSSIGAHTVILALGVEYRRLGAPGVEELTGKGISYGSSLSEAVNCEGRDVFIVGGANSAGQAAVYLSRFAKSVTLVVRAESLEASMSYYLIQQIAQIPSITVRTRTQVVEAHGEEHLERLTLRNSDAGTTEDVDAQWMFVFIGAAPTTDWLDGVVDRDPRGFVLTGPDLVAGAEASVKGWTLERTPYLLETNVPGVFAIGDVRSESTKRVASAVGEGAMAVMLVHRYVEKL; encoded by the coding sequence GTACGGCGGCGACTACCGCGTCGTGCGCGCCGAGTCGGGCGCCGTCGCGCTCGAGGCGCTGCAGGAGCTCAAACTGCGCGGGGACCTGGTGTCGCTGCTCATCGCCGATCACCGGATGCCGGAGATGAACGGCGTGGAGTTCCTGGGACGCGCCCTGGACGTCTTCCCGGCCGCGCGCAGCATCCTGCTGACCGCCTACGCCGACACCGACGCCGCCATCGACGCCATCAACATCGTCGACCTCGACCACTACCTGCTCAAGCCCTGGGACCCGCCGGAGACCAAGCTCTACCCGGTGGTCGACGCCCTGCTGGACGCCTGGCTGGCCGAGGACCACCGCGCGGTGCTGGAGACCCGAGTCGTCGGGCACCGCTGGTCGGCGCGCTCCACGCAGGTGCGCGAGTTCCTGGCCCGCAACCAGGTCCCGTACCGCTGGTACGCCTCCGACGAGCCGGAGGGCCAGCGGCTGCTCGCCGCCGCCGGCCAGGACCCGGACGCGACCGGCCCGGACGCGGCCCGGCTGCCGCTGGTCGTCGCCCCCGACGGCGGCATCCTGCTGGAACCGGACGACCAGGAGCTGGCCGACCACGTGGGCCTGCGGACCACGCCGACCGGGGAGTTCTACGACCTCATCGTCGTCGGCGGCGGGCCCGCGGGCCTGAGCGCCTCGGTCTACGGCGCCTCCGAAGGGTTGCGGACCGTCCTGGTGGAGCGCCTGGCCACCGGCGGGCAGGCCGGCCAGAGCTCCCGGATCGAGAACTACCTCGGCTTCCCCGAGGGCGTCTCCGGCGCGCAGCTGACCGGCCGGGCCCGCCGCCAGGCGACCAAGTTCGGCGCCGAGATCCTCACCGCGCGCGAGGTCGCCGGGTTGGAGACCTGCGGGTCCTCGCGCCTGGTGCGCTTCGCCGACGGGTCGTCCATCGGCGCGCACACGGTCATCCTGGCGCTGGGCGTGGAGTACCGGCGGCTGGGGGCCCCGGGCGTGGAGGAGCTCACCGGCAAGGGCATCTCCTACGGCTCCTCGCTGTCCGAGGCGGTGAACTGCGAGGGCCGGGACGTCTTCATCGTCGGCGGCGCCAACTCGGCCGGGCAGGCCGCGGTGTACCTGTCGCGCTTCGCCAAGTCGGTGACGCTGGTGGTGCGCGCCGAGTCGCTGGAAGCCTCGATGTCGTACTACCTGATCCAGCAGATCGCGCAGATCCCCTCGATCACCGTGCGGACCCGGACCCAGGTCGTCGAGGCCCACGGCGAGGAGCACCTGGAGCGCCTGACGCTGCGGAACTCGGACGCCGGCACGACCGAGGACGTGGACGCGCAGTGGATGTTCGTGTTCATCGGCGCCGCCCCGACCACCGACTGGCTCGACGGCGTCGTGGACCGCGACCCGCGCGGGTTCGTGCTCACCGGCCCGGACCTGGTCGCCGGCGCCGAGGCGTCGGTCAAGGGCTGGACGCTGGAGCGCACGCCGTACCTGCTGGAGACGAACGTGCCGGGGGTGTTCGCGATCGGGGACGTCCGGTCGGAGTCCACCAAGCGCGTCGCCTCGGCCGTGGGAGAGGGAGCGATGGCGGTCATGCTCGTGCACCGGTACGTGGAGAAGCTGTGA